cacaataaaattacTAGTCTAGAAAAattgagacaacaaaggttcaaaacctctctggccatcatcatatgttacttcatgatacaactatgcattaaaacaacattgttagattttttgaatttttctcaaaatctatgtgttaacccctacaaaatattcagtttttgggtaaatattctatatactgaaacctataatctttaatgttattttaaaaattctaaccacattttatatttttgttaatgtattctaaactttattttatggtacatggtcatcgttatattttttatcaattaatttagtaaaatttcatatgctccctaaataagtacaaaaaccacaataaaattgctattctagagaaacagagacaacaaaggttcaaaatcTCTCTGACAaccatcatatgttagtttatgatacaactatgcattaaaacaatattgtaagattttctgagtttttttaaaaaatctatgtgttaacccctaccaAATATTCAGTGTTTGTAGCTCTGGAGTTTTGGTTGGTGTGTTGTAGTATCCATACACTAATTTGTGTGCAGATTTAGTTTCCATTCTAATATGATGTAGTCTTTATTGATCTGTGTTTGGAGGTTCTTTCTCAGTATACTCTTGCCGTCCATTCATAAATTGAGATTCAAGAACCTCTTCTCATCATGAAGCTATGATACATGAATTGTCTAAACGCATAATCAACaagttaaaacaataaaaaaaggtGGGGACGAGAGATTTTGATTAAGAAAGCTACAGATTAGCTTCAAAAGCAAAGATACGAGTGTCTAATAATAGTTGTTGACCTGTGGAATGGCATCTCAAAATGTAATGAAAGAAACAAAGCATATTCATTTTTGTGTTTGTCTCCTTTCTAGCctttaaccaaaattttgagAACATTTCTCAAGTCCTCTTCACTCTGAATCGCTTTCCATGCTTCCCATTGCCTTCAATCCTCTTGGCCGCTTcataaaaacatgaaatgatATCAGATCATCTCAGCATTCACAAAGAAACTAAAGTGAATTCTCATTGACTTTATTGTGGAAAGCTAAAAAACAATGGTATACCTTTTTTGaagtcttcttctctcttaCTTCATACCTCTCTTTGCACAGATCTGACAACCAAGTACCTGGACTCACCAGCTGCATAAAACATTACATAACCATGAGATTCGCATCACCTTGAAATAAATTATCGAGAACACAACAAAGGGACTCTCACAAGCAATGTCTTCTGAACCAACTTGGCTCGTTTCTTGGGTCTTTGAGGAAGCTTGCACCCTTTCATAGCCAaaaaatcttcttctttctctttatttGACAAAGTTATAAACAACTTTGGCCACACATGCTTCTTGGTTTCCTTCACAGGCTCCTTTATCATTTTCCCACTTTCATCAGTACCCATTGAACCCCTAGTTGTGTAGTATCTATCTTCCTTCTCAGGTGATGCCACAAACGATCTCCGTACATTACTTGGAAAATCTATGATCCTATCACCACACAGACACAACAAGGGTATTATTTACATCAATAAACTATTGAAATATCTTCAAGAGAGAAGAGCTCTGAATCAAGCTTACTTGTTTGGACGGTTAAGATGGCGAGAAGGGGAGCCTCTCTCGGAACAGGCAGCTCGGGACATGAGTTTGCGCTTAGACAAACCATCACTTGACTTGCGGCTCTGATCTTTCTTGACTTTCATGCATctaactctctttctctcccccCATTGCAACACAAAATCTGCTTCTGTGGTTCCATTTCCTCTTTGTCCTTTCACTTCTTCCATCACACAAACCTTACACAGAGATAAACACTCTTCCAGAAAAAGACAACCAAAAAAT
This genomic interval from Brassica napus cultivar Da-Ae chromosome A6, Da-Ae, whole genome shotgun sequence contains the following:
- the BNAA06G00370D gene encoding uncharacterized protein BNAA06G00370D produces the protein MEEVKGQRGNGTTEADFVLQWGERKRVRCMKVKKDQSRKSSDGLSKRKLMSRAACSERGSPSRHLNRPNKIIDFPSNVRRSFVASPEKEDRYYTTRGSMGTDESGKMIKEPVKETKKHVWPKLFITLSNKEKEEDFLAMKGCKLPQRPKKRAKLVQKTLLLVSPGTWLSDLCKERYEVREKKTSKKRPRGLKAMGSMESDSE